CGCAAACGTGTCGCGCGCGCCATTTGCAGGAAACTCTGGCCGAAATGGCGGCGAAAGGCGCGCCGGACGGTCGAGGGATCGAGCCCCATATCCGTCAGGTCGCTTTCGGACCAACGCCGCGACGGATCTTCGCGCAGCAATGCCATCAGCCGGGAAACGATCTTGTCCCCTTCCGCAGTGGGCCCGGTGGGGAAACAGCGGCGGCAGGGCCTGAAACCGGCGGCCTGCGCATCCGCCGGATGAGCGAACCACTGGCAATTCTCGGGCCGCGGTTTCCGGGCGGGACAGGTCAACCGGCAGAAGATACCGGTCGTCGTGACCGCAACATAGGCGCGCCCCTCATAAGCGGGATCGCGGGCCAGCAACGCAGCATAAAGCGTTTCGGGTTCGGGTAGATCGAGCATGGCGATATCCTTCCTCATGCCCTGTTTCTAACCGATTCGCGCGCCCAATGGGGTGCAAAATCGGGCGTTTATTTCACAATCGGGTTCAACCCAACATGCCTTTCAATCGGTCCAGCATCCGTGCCGCCGCAGCCCCCGGTGCCCTATCACCAGCCGCAACTTCGTCCCCCAACTGCTGTAATTCGGCCTTTACCTCCGGCTCGTCCAGCCGCGCCAGCAATCCTGCCCGCAGTTCCGCCATGAACCAATGCCGCGCCTGTGCGGCCCGGTTCGCGTCGAAATGCCCATGTTCGCGACGCCAATCGGCCAGCGCCCGCATCTCGCCCCAGGCCTCTTCCAGCCCGGTTCCGCTGGCAGCCGACACTGCCAAAGCCTTGGGAAAGCTCTCGGGATCCTGCGGCCGTTTGCGCAATAACCGCAATGCCCCAGAATAATCCGAGACGGTGCGCCGGGCAGTCGTCAACAGATCACCATCGGCCTTGTTCACGAGGATCAGGTCGGCCATCTCCATGATGCCGCGCTTGACCCCCTGCAACTCGTCCCCGCCCGCCGGGGCCAGCAGCAGCGTGAACAGGTCCGACATCTCGGCCACCAGCGTCTCGGACTGGCCGACGCCGACCGTCTCGATCAGGATCACGTCATAGCCTGCCGCCTCGCACAGCCGGATCGTCTCACGCGTGCGGCGCGCCACGCCGCCAAGCTGGGCGTTGGACGGGGTCGGACGAATGAAGGCCATCGGGTTGCGCGAGAGGGTTTCCATCCGGGTCTTGTCGCCCAGGATCGACCCTCCGGAGCGGGCCGAGGACGGATCGACGGCCAGCACGGCGACCTTGAGGCCCTGTTCGGTCAGCATCGTGCCGAACGCCTCGATGAAGGTCGATTTGCCGACCCCCGGTGTGCCCGACAAGCCGATGCGCAGCGCCTGGCGAGGAGGCAATAGCGACAAGAGCGAGATGGCCCGTTCGCGATGATCGGCCCGTGTCGATTCGATCAGCGTGATGGCGCGCGACAATGCGCGGCGATCACCCGAGGTCAGCTGTTCGAGCAGTTCGGTCATGCGGCCTCTTCGAAAGCGGGGGGCGGGCTGCCCCATCACCGCTGGTTCTTGAACCAGCCGTGAACTGACCGTCAACCCCCACGGAGGTATCGGCTGGCATTCGACCAAACTCACGGCCACGCCTAAGCCATTCATATTGCTATTAAGGTATGCGCCACTCGATGAGCGGCAGCAACGCGAAATTCCGAACCCCGCCCCCTATGAAACCCGCCTCAGTTCATGCAGGATCGAGCCCGTCCGACAGATTTGGCAGGAACAGGCCCTTGACCGCAGAAGAAACTCCCTTTCACGGCGCCAAGCTGCTGCTGATGTCAGGCGAGCGGCTGCTCACCTGCCTGCGGGACGATTTCGATCATATCCCCTTCCCCGCCCATTGGGATCTGCCCGGAGGCGGCCGCGAGGGGGAAGAGGCACCCGTGGAATGCGCCCTGCGGGAATTGCACGAGGAATTCGGCATCGACATGCCGCCCAAGCGACTGATCGGACATGATTTTCCTTCTCACCAGAACCCCGGCACGCAATCCTGGCTGTTTCACGGCGAGCTGAGGCATGACGAGATCGCCGCAATCAAATTTGGTGATGAGGGGCAGGAATGGCGCATGATGCCGCTTGAAGAATTCCTTGGCCACCCATTCGCGGTGCCGCATTTCAAGGACTGGATCCGGCGGATCATCGAGCACCCGCGTGCCACCCCACAGCCGTCATGATCCGGCCTGCAACATGTTGCGCAACAGCAGCGTGCGTTGCATCGGCACAGCCGCTCAACGGTGAAGCGTTTTTCGCCAGAAAATGCTGGGAATCCGTCCGCACAGCCCGTACACAGGATGTGCACAGGGCGTACACAACCTGTACACAGGCAGCGTATGCTGCACCGCCGATGATGCCTGGCCCCGCCCCTTCTTCTTCATGCAAATATCCATCCGGGGCAGCGCAAAAGCGCTACTGGTTCGGATATTGCGCCTGCGGAGACGCCATCTCGGCCAGGATGGCCTGCGCGGCGGCCCGGGGATCGTCGGCCTTCCAGACGGGACGACCGACGACGATGTGATCCACCCCGGCGGCAATGGCGCTGGCCGGGGTTTCGACCCGTTTCTGATCTCCCAGATCGCTGCCCGCGGGGCGGACGCCCGGCGTGACGATCAGCTTCGAATCCGGCAGAGCGCGAATGGCCGCCGCCTCGCGGGGCGAGCAGATGATGCCATCGGCCCCGGCCTCGAAGGCGCGGGCGGCGCGCTCGACGGTGATTTCGTGCAGATCGCCGGGCCGGATCATGGCGGCGTCCAGGTCGGCACGCTCCAGCGAGGTCAGGATGGTGACGCCGAGGATTTTCAATCCGCTGCCCCCTGCCCCTTCCTTCGCGGCACGGATGACATTGGGATCGCCATGCACGGTCAGGAAATCGAGGTCGAACTGGGCAAGTCCGCGCACCGCCGCCTCGACGGTCGCGCCGATATCGAACAGCTTCATGTCAAGGAAGATGCGCTTGCCATGTTCCTGTTTCAGTTCATTCGCCAGCGCCAGCCCGCCACCCGTCAGCATCCCCAGCCCGATCTTGTAGAAACTGACAGAGTCGCCCAGTTTTCCGGCCAGTTCCAGCCCCGCCACCGCGTTCGGCACATCCATCGCCACGATCAGCCGGTCATCCATCTGTATCCCCTTTTGCCGCGAAATCGCGGTGTTATGGCACAGGTTTTCGCGGCTTGAAAGCGGCGCGAAACATCCCATCTGTTACCCGAAGACCCGAACCGGGGCGTGCCTGACAGGGCGTCTGCCAACTCGGGGGCTAACAAAAGGAGAAACTGCCGATGGACATGGAAAAGTTCACGGAACGGTCGCGTGGTTTCCTGCAAGCCGCCCAGACCATTGCGATCCGCGAGGAAAATCAGCGGGTCGTTCCCGAACATTTGCTGAAAGCATTGATGGATGACGACCAAGGGCTGGCGTCCAACCTGATCAACCGTGCTGGTGGAGAGGCCAAGCGCGTGGCCGAGGCCGTGGATCAGGCGGTTGCCAAGCTGCCCAGGGTTTCGGGTGCGGATGGGCAGGTCTATGTGGACCCCTCCATGGTCCGCGTGCTGGACGAGGCCGAGAAGATCGCGAAAAAGGCGGGCGACAGTTTCGTGCCGGCGGAGCGCATCCTGATGGCTCTGGCGGTGGTGAATACCCGCGCCAAGGACGCGCTGGAGGCCGGCGCGGTGACGGCGCAAAAGCTAAATTCGGCGATCAATGACCTGCGCAAGGGGCGCACCGCGGACTCGGCCTCGGCCGAGGATGGTTACGAGGCGCTCAAGAAATATGCGCGCGACCTGACCGAGGCCGCCGAACAGGGCAAGATCGACCCGATCATCGGCCGTGACGAGGAAATTCGTCGCGCCATGCAGGTGCTGAGCCGCCGGACCAAGAACAACCCGGTGCTGATCGGCGAGCCTGGTGTCGGCAAGACCGCCATCGCCGAGGGGCTGGCGCTGCGGATCATCGATGGCGATGTGCCGGAATCCCTGCGCGACAAGCGGCTGATGGCGCTGGACATGGGCGCGCTGATCGCGGGCAGCAAGTATCGCGGCGAGTTCGAGGAGCGGTTGAAATCGATCCTGAAAGAGATCGAGGCCGCCGCGGGCGAGATCGTGCTGTTCATCGACGAGCTGCATACGCTGGTCGGCGCCGGCAAGACCGATGGCGCCATGGATGCGGCCAACCTGATCAAGCCCGCCCTTGCGCGGGGTGAGTTGCACTGCGTAGGTGCCACGACGCTGGACGAATACCGCAAGTATATCGAGAAGGACGCCGCCCTTGCCCGCCGCTTCCAGCCGGTGATGGTCGAGGAGCCGACCGTCGAGGATACGATCAGCATCCTGCGCGGCATCAAGGAGAAATACGAACTTCACCACGGCGTGCGGATCTCGGACGCGGCACTGGTCGCGGCGGCGCAGCTGTCGAATCGCTATATCACCGACCGTTTCCTGCCGGACAAGGCCATCGACCTGGTGGACGAGGCCGCCAGCCGGTTGCGGATGGAGGTGGACAGCAAGCCCGAGGAACTCGATGCGCTGGATCGGCAGATCCTGCAGATGCAGATCGAGGCCGAGGCGCTGAAGAAAGAAGAAGACAGCGCCTCCCGCGATCGGCTGGAGCGGCTGGAAAAGGAGTTGTCGAACCTGCAGGAGCGCAGCGCCGAGATGACCGCCCGCTGGCAGGCCGAGCGTGACAAGCTGGAAGGCGCGCGGGGGCTGAAGGAACAGCTTGACCGCGCCCGGGCCGAGCTGGACCAAGCCAAGCGCGAGGGCAACCTCGCCCGCGCGGGCGAGTTGTCCTATGGCATCATTCCGGGGCTCGAGAAGCAATTGTCCGAGTCCGAGACGCAAGAAGCCAACGGCCCGATGGTCGAAGAGGCCGTCCTTCCCGAGCAGATCGCCGGGGTAGTCGAGCGCTGGACCGGAATCCCGACGGCAAGGATGCTGGAAGGCGAGCGCGAGAAGCTGCTGAAGATGGAAGACGTGCTGACCGGTCGTGTGATCGGGCAATCCGAGGCGGTGATCGCGGTATCCAACGCGGTGCGCCGGGCGCGAACCGGGCTGAATGACGAGAACCGGCCGCTTGGCAGCTTCCTGTTCCTCGGCCCGACCGGCGTCGGCAAGACCGAACTGACCAAGGCGCTGGCCGATTACCTGTTCGACGACGACCAGGCGATGGTCCGCATCGACATGTCGGAATTCATGGAGAAACATTCCGTGGCAAGACTGATCGGCGCGCCTCCGGGCTATGTCGGCTATGACGAGGGCGGCGTGCTGACCGAAGCGGTGCGGCGCAGGCCCTATCAGGTGATCCTGTTCGACGAGGTCGAAAAAGCGCATCCCGATGTCTTCAACGTGCTGTTGCAGGTGCTGGATGACGGCAAGCTGACCGACGGCCAGGGCCGGACGGTGGATTTCAAGCAGACGCTGATCATCCTGACCTCCAACCTTGGTTCGCAGGCGCTGTCGACACTGCCCGAAGAGGCGGACTCGAGCGATGCGCGGGCGCAGGTGATGGACGCGGTGCGGGTGCATTTCCGCCCCGAGTTCCTGAACCGGCTGGACGAGATCATCATCTTCCGCCGTCTGACGCGCGAGAACATGGATGGCATCGTCAAGATCCAGCTTCAGAGGCTCGACGAGAGACTTGCCGGGCGCAAGATCTCGCTGGACCTGAACGAGGACGCCCGCAAATGGCTGGCCGATCAGGGCTATGACCCGGTCTTCGGCGCACGCCCGCTCAAGCGGGTGATCCAGCGCGCGCTGCAGGACCCGCTGGCCGAATTGCTGCTGTCAGGCGAAGTGCAGGACGGTCAGACCGTGCATGTGGGCGCAGGCGAAGACGGATTGCTGGTCGGCAGCCGCGTCGGACAGGCCGGGCAGAAGCTGGGCGCGATCGGCGAAGGGCCGAAACCGGACGCGACACTGCATTGAGGCGGTGTCGGCTTGGCGGAAACGGTCGTCTACAGGTTCCGTGGCCGCCGGGGGGCATCCGCCCCCCAATCCCCTGCGGGGATTTCCCCCCGAGGATATTGCAATGAAGAAGAAGGGCCCCGGTTACCGGGGCCTTTTCAACTTGCGCGAAAGCGAGGTGATCAGAATTCCCGCCTGATCCCGATATCGATGGTCGCGACCGAAAGATCCGCTCCGACGCTATTGTCGTATATCCCTTGCTTCTGCCCGGTCCGGATCGCCGACAAGCGCGTGTCTCCTCTCTCCCGGAAGAATTTCTGGTAACCGGCGCCGACATGCAGCCACATCTGGTTTTCCAGTTGACGCTCTGCAGCAAGCCCGATCTGAAAGAATGGTGAGGAGGAAAATCTTTCGTCGAAACGTATATTCCGCAACCAATGGTGATCGACAGCTTTCGGATTGACGCTCAGACCGGCCCGGAGCAGGCCCGACAATCGCCAATCTCCTTGTTCCCGTATCATCTCGGCACCGACGAAAACGGTTCTGCGCTGCTGCTTGTAGCTGACACCGACCTCTCCATCGGGAAAACTCCCGCGCGCATCGCGGAAATTGTTGTCCGAATAGATGTAGCGACCGCCCCGGGCATGCCACTCGATCCAGGTATATTTCAATCCGCCATGCAGATTGACCTGCGTGGCCTCATTCAGGTCGAAATCGCGCCCAACCGCCAGCTCAAGATCGAAATAATGATCGAGCTGGCTATCCGGATGCTGTGAACGATCAGTCCATTGGTGATCGCTGGTGCCCTTGGCAAAGGGAGCCAGCCAATCGTAATCGGTCATATCGCCACGGCCATTCACACCGAACATCGCCTGGCCGCTCAGGGCCCAGGCATTGCCGAGGTCAAATCGCGTGCTCAATGTCGCGACCAGGGTGCTCGCCTCCCAGATCAGGTGGCTGAGACGCTCATCCCCTGCCCCCCTGTAAACCAACTCATTCGCGGTTATTCGCCCGTAGCCGAGCGTTGCCTGGAATTCGTGGCTCATGCCTCGTCCTGTCAGCCGATCCTCGCCCTCGGCCAATACTGGGGTTGCAGCGAAGGCGAACAGGGCGATGACGAGCATGTAACGAAAATGTCGCAAGGTAAACTCCTCTTCAGCCCCCGGTCGCCAAGACCGGCTGGTGATGCCGTAGTTGATCGGCAACCACTGGCAGCATGTGCCGCGATTCATCGAAAACACGGCGGCTTGCAGGTTCTGCTTCCCTTGATACCGCGCCTCGATTCAGGAGTCACTTTCTAGCAGGCATCCCTTGATGAAACCTTGCCCGAACCGTGATCCTTTCAGTCCTTGGGCAGCGCTGTCAGGAATTCCTTGACCACCAGCGCCGAATTCTCCGAGGCCAGCGACATGAAGACATCCATCTCGTTCGCCCCCTCGCCGCCGCCAGCCAGGTCGGAAAGCGAACGGAAGGCGATAAAGGGGGTCTGGTTCGCCCACGCGACTTGCGCGACGGCAGCGGATTCCATGTCGACGACCCGCGCCTCGAACGTATCGAAGATCCATTCGCGCAGCCCGGCATTGTCCACGAAGGCCGAACCCGACACGCCATTGCCGCCGACACGGATTTGCGGCGCCTGTTCAAGGCAGGCGTTGTCGCTGTTGCATTCGGCCAGGCCGATCCTTTCCGCAACGGTTTTTGCGGCGTCCAGAAGTTCGGGGTCGCTTTCGAACCAGAAGCGCGTTTCGGGCTCTCCGCGATCCGAGGCGACGGTCGTTTCGCGCGTGAAGATCATGCCGTAATTCGGGAAGGGAGATTCCAGGAAGGGCGGGATGGAGAAACCGTCATCGATCTCGCGCGCCATGACCGACTCGAGATACTGGCCCCATTGATCGGCCACCACGACATCGCCGATATTCAGCGACGGATCGACGCCGCCCGCGATGCCGGAGAAGACGATGGCGTCGATGTCGAAACGATCAAGCGCCAGTTGCGTGGTCATGGCTGCGTTGACCATGGACACGCCCGAAAGGAACAGCACCACGTCCTGCCCGCCCAGCTTGCCCGTCACGAATTCGCTGCCATTGATCACCTGCGTTTCCGCCCCTTCCAGGTCGGCCTGCAGGCTGACCCATTCCGGCGGAAAGGCCGAGATGACGGCAATGCGGGAAGTCTCGGCGGCGACCGGCAGGGCGGAGGCGGCGAGAAAGGCAAGGCTGAGGCGGAGGGACATGGGATGGCTCCTTCATGATGAACGGGTCTTCTGCAGGGCTAGACCGGTTATGCCCGATTTTCCAGCCGGAAGCCTGCGGTCAGTGTCGCCGCGTCACGGCTTGCATGATCCCGAAGCTCGCGTCATCGTTGCATAAATTGCAAGGAGGACCCCCATGCTGCCGCCCATTCTGCAGAATCTGCGCATTCCCGTCGTGGCATCGCCGATGTTCATCGTCTCGAATCCCGATCTGGTCATCGCGCAATGCAAGGCCGGGATCGTCGGCAGCTTTCCGGCGCTGAACGCGCGCGAAAAGGATGGCGAAGAGGTGCAGCTCGAAGCATGGCTGACCCGGATCACCGAGGAACTCGACCGCCACAACCAGGCCAATCCCGACCGTCCGGCGGCGCCCTTCGCGGTCAACCAGATCGTGCATCGCAGCAATGCCCGGCTGGAGCGGGATATCGAGATCTGTCACCGGCACAAGGTGCCGATCTGGATCACCTCGCTCGGCGCGCGCCCCGAGGTGAACGCGGCCGCCCATGATTGCGGTGGGATCGCGTTGCATGACATCATCAACAACAAATTCGCCCGGAAGGCTATCGAGAAGGGCGCGGATGGGCTGATCGCCGTTGCGGCGGGCGCGGGCGGCCATGCCGGGCCGCAATCGCCCTTTGCGCTGGTGCAGGAGATCCGGGACTGGTTCGACGGGCCGCTGCTGCTGTCCGGCGCGATCGCGACCGGGCGTGCGGTTCTGGCAGCAAAGGCGATGGGCGCTGATCTGGCCTATATCGGCAGCCCCTTCATCGCCACCGAAGAAGCGAGCGCACCATCCGACTACAAGCGGATGATCTGCGACAGCGGGGCGATGGATATCGTCACCTCGTCGCTGTTCACCGGCGTTTCGGGCAATTACTTGGCGCCATCGATCCGCAATGCCGGTCTGGATCCGGACGACCTGGAACATGCCGACGCCTCGTCGATGAATTTCAGCGAGGGCTCAAGCAAGCCCAAGGCATGGAGCCAGATCTGGGGATCGGGACAGGGCATCGGCGCTGTGCACGAGATCCTGCCTGCCGCAGAACGTATCGAGCGGCTGGCAAGGGAATATGCCGAGGCGAAAGAGGAATTGGCGAAGGCCTGATCCCAACATAAAATTCCCGCCCAATCCTAAGGATATGGGCGGGGCGGAACTATTGAGTTACTTTTTTTCGCCTATAACGACGATTTCTTGGAAGTTCTTTTGGAAGGCCTTCTCGCTGGCGAAACTTGCTCGATGAGCATTTTCTCCAGTAACGACAAGTGCATCCGCGTCAGGACCGGCGAAACCGCCGTCTCCGGGCATGTCGACCTTGACCATCGTGCCAGCAATATTAACTTCGCCGGTGAACCGGCCTTCAGTCAAATTGTCCGCGATCTTGCCGTCGTAAGATATTTTGCCCGGCTTGGCGGCATTCTTCCGATACGCCCTGAAATCCGTGATGTCACCGGTCAGTTTGCCTTCGCCGAAATTAGCGGTCAAGCGCGCCTGCCCCAACCGGTTCGGCTTGTATTCCACGACTCTGTGGGTCACCCCGTCAATAACTTCCTTGGTGTCGCTTACAACGACACCGTCACCAACCGAGAAAGACGCCACCCCGGCATATGTCGCCGTGCCCGAGCTTGGCATGTTCTTGATCGGAGTTGCGGGGACTACCATGTCATTTTCGTCCTCGTCCAGCTTGTGCTTTTCGATCAAAGCAATCCCGCTGTCGTACAGCTCGTTATAGCTTAAGTTCTGCTTTGGGGTGTTCATAACCCCGCCGCTGCCGCCGCAGCCAGTCAAAATTGCCGAGGCCGCGATAGCGCTCAGCGCTGTCAGATAAATTTTCATCTAGAACTCCGCGCACCATATACCAAACCGATAGGCTGAATACGCGTTCATGCCTGCCTTATCAATCCCACCAACCCGAATAAAATAAGGCGATTCGATCAACGGGCAATACGATTGCCGGGTCTGGCCAGATTTGCCATCGCGGCATAGTTATAGAACGGCCTTGGCGGCCACCGGTTTCGTCACCATATAGGGTCGCGAACGGATCGATCCACGGAGACATCGAATGGCCTATGCCAAGTCGCAGGACGCCCTCGCCCGGTTGACGCCGGAGCAATATCGCGTCACGCAGGAAAACGGCACGGAGCGTGCCTTTACCGGCGAATACGATCATCATTTCGAGCCGGGCATCTATGTCGATATCGTCTCGGGAGAGCCGCTCTTCGTCAGCGCGGCAAAGTATAATTCCGGCTGCGGCTGGCCGGCTTTCAGCAAGCCGATCGACGGGAACGTGACCGAACACCAGGACGGCTCGTTCGGGATGGTTCGCACCGAGGTCCGCTCGAAACATGGCGACAGCCATCTTGGGCATGTGTTCCCGGATGGTCCGCCCGAGGCAGGGGGGCTGCGCTACTGCATCAACTCGGCCTCTCTGCGCTTCGTGCCGAAGGACCGGATGGAGGCCGAAGGCTATGGCGAGTATCTTGACCAGATAGAGGAGGCTTGAATGACCGAACGCGCTGTATTGGCCGGTGGCTGCTTCTGGGGGATGCAGGATCTGATCCGCCGCCTGCCCGGCGTCATCTCGACGCAGGTGGGATATACCGGCGGGGATGTCCCGAACGCCACCTATCGCGATCACGGCACCCATGCCGAGGGGATCGAGATCACCTTCGATCCGGGCATGATCAGCTATCGCCAGCTATTGGAGTTCTTCTTCCAGATCCATGATCCGACCACGCCGAACCGGCAGGGCAACGATATCGGACCCAGCTATCGTTCGGCGATCTACTATGTGAACGAGGATCAGAAGCAGGAGGCACTGGATACCATCGCCGATGTCGAGGCGTCCGGGCTATGGCCGGGCAAGGTGGTGACCGAGGTGGAACCGGTGGGCGATTTCTGGAAAGCCGAGCCCGAGCACCAGGACTATCTAGAACGCTTCCCGACCGGCTATACCTGCCATTTCCCGCGCCCGGACTGGGTGCTGCCGAGACGCTCGGCGGCCGAATAGGCGGCATGCATGGCGAGCGCCCCGGAGGTTCTGCCTTCGGGGCGTTTTTCATGGCAAGCCCGCAATCCATGCCGGGCGGAAACACGCCATGGACCGGGAGGCAGGGTGGCACGGGACGGGACCGATGCAGGACCGTAGTGACAAATTCTGGAAGGCGGTTACGCTGAGCCACGTCCTGCGAGTTGAAGGAAAGACATCATGCCATTCGAATCCACCATTTCCGCCGTCCCCACCGTCCTTGCCGAGAACGACCGCTCGAAGATTACCCGTTGGGATTTCGAACCGGGTGCCACGACCGGCTGGCACGAACATGAAATGGACTATGCCGTGGTGATCCTGACGGATTCGACGATGGCCTACGAGGCGGATGGCGAGGTCACCGAGAAGCAGGTGAAACCCGGTGACAGTTACCTTCGCCCCAAAGGTGTGCAGCACGACGTCAAGAACGCCGGCCCCGGCCCTCTGTCATTCATCGAGATCGAGACGAAACCGTAAGGCGATCTGCCGGCTGTTCCCGGTCACGCCCGTGGGTGGAACCGACGCGATTTCCGGCCGACCGGAGGCGCGTCAGTTCTTTGCTTCGGCAGGCGGGCGCACGCCGAACACCGCGCAATACAGAGCCGGCACGAAAACCAGCGTCACCAGCGTCCCGGCAATGATCCCGCCCATCATCGCGAAGGCCATCGGCCCCCAGAACACCTGCCGCGCGATCGGGATCAGCGCCAGCGAGGCCGCCGCCGCGGTCAGCAGGATCGGGCGTGCCCGGCTGTCCGAGGCCTCGAACACGGCATCCCATTTCGAGCGCCCCTTGGACAGCAGCACCTCGATCTCGTGCACGAGGATGATCGAGTTGCGGATCAGGATACCGATCAGCGCGAGAATCCCCAGGATCGCCACGAAACCCATCGGCACCCCGAAGGGCACCAGCACGGCGACCACACCGATCAGCCCCATCGGCGCGGCAGCAAAAACGATCAGCGACAATCGGACGCTCTGCATCTGCGCCATCACCAGGATCGCCATGATCAGCAGCATCACTGGCACCACCGCGGCGATGGGGGCCTGGCTTTCCGCCGATGTCTCGACAGAACCGCCAACGACGATGCTGA
This region of Paracoccus saliphilus genomic DNA includes:
- a CDS encoding cupin domain-containing protein; translated protein: MPFESTISAVPTVLAENDRSKITRWDFEPGATTGWHEHEMDYAVVILTDSTMAYEADGEVTEKQVKPGDSYLRPKGVQHDVKNAGPGPLSFIEIETKP